In Clupea harengus chromosome 23, Ch_v2.0.2, whole genome shotgun sequence, the sequence ACCACCACAAGAGGGAGTTACAAAAACACCTGAAACACCTGACATTGTATACAGCATCTACATCAAAGATGTTTGTCTCCAGGATTTCCAATTAGCCGTGGCCTAAATAATTCGGCTTGCTTAGGAACTCTAAAGACCCGACTAAGTTGGGAGTTCCATTGTAGAACAAGTGGATTTGGTGGCGAGCAAGCATTTTTCTGAGACAGGATTACCTTGCACTGGGCTAAACGAATTTGCTGAGCACAATGTCTGTTAAAAGCCGCTAAAAGCCCAGCAAATGGACTGTTTGTGAAAATGGCCTGCCTGCTGAACTCTGATTAAGACATGGGGTTTCAGTTCTGTTTGATCTGCCTCCATCAAAGGGTCCTTTACACAAGCTTCATTTTACACCACTGTAAGCACTGGATGTACAATTAAAACAAAGCCGAGAGACCAAAGAATCGGGATGAATGCTGCCAATTCACGTTTAATGAAGTGTATTCAACGTTTGTCTTGTTGTCGCCTATTATAACTAACCTCTGTCAACAACATCAAAGCCTTTTATTTGGGAGGTTATCCCAAGTATTTGGCAGACATGCACTTTGAAACTGTTAAATCGTTAGCGCATTTTGCGCCTACTAACAGCTGACCAGAAGAGCTGGCGTGATAATGGGAAAAAGAAGGTGACAATTAGAATGAAAAGAATCCCAGCTACCCTGGCCGTGGCACGCATTTCTGAATACGCTTTGTTTGCAATTATTCTACCAAAGGAGGCTTGCATTCTAGAAATGGCCAATTAAAAGACCGTTCTTTGCAAATGGCCTGTATGCTACCAACATTATTTTAGTTGATCTATACTATTAATGTATGCACGAGTAGAATAAATTCAGTTGACATCATTAAAGTTCACATTTCATATAAATATTTtggatttattttttgtaaCCTTTACAAAACACAGGCGGGTGAATCTAAACGATTTAAGCATCTATATGAttaaggaggagaggggtgaatCTGAAAAGGCAAAGAAGATGGGAGTTAATTTAAAGGCATCTGAACTTCAGAGAAAGCAATCCCTTATCGACCAGTGCTAATCAACTGTATTTGTTTTAAAGCATTTAGACTGAATGGTAATTAATTCAGTAAACTTTTTTCCACTCTCCCAAATTTGCATGTCGCCTTTGATCTTAACCGATTGTTAATCAAGTGCATTTCAAAAGTTCCTCTCCTACAATTACGGATCAAATAGTACTAATGGACAGAAAACAACTTGAATAACCATTCATTCCAAACACATCCAAAAGAACATGTATGGGCATCCCTATTTGGGAGCGACGATTTAGGGTTTTGATGTTATTTGAAATAGGCTAAAAATATTTTATCAATAAATTGCTGAAACGTGCCCCAAATTCCAAATAACCACAAGGAATCAACCAAAcagttgttttgtgtttagTTCAGGGatttaaacaaaacatacagCACACAAAAGTCTGCTTTGATTCGGTGCATGTGAAACAGGAGTGTTGACAGTATGCAAGTGAACAAATGTTTCCGTCTTCATTAGTCCCATAATAACTACGGCTCTACGAACCGGACTTACTTCTATCTGGTTCGTAATCCCAGTCTAAACGGAATAACGTTCCCATTTAAGAAAGTGGCTGCGGTGCGTGTTTGATGTCAGCTCATGGCGGCTCGCTGATAATTGTACACAAACATTGCGAAACCCTTGCCAATGGTTAGCTCCTGTAGGATGCGTCATGACGCGCAGCTCTTTGAAATTTCATCCGCCCCTTTGTTACACATAGCCGGGGGCGGGAAAGCAAACAACTGCACATGTATAAAGCCGCTGTTAGGACATCAGAGCCTTCAGAGCAGAAGATTCACCCACTTTCCAAGGAATACTCCCATACGGACCAGATCCCTTCCGTTTGCCTGAAGACCTGCGAATACTACGGCTACAGAATGCTGTCTCTTTCTACTGTCTTCGCCTTGTGCTTAACGCTGGCCATTGACGTTGCATTTGCAGGATCTGTCTTGTTCAACTCCAATGCGATTAAGAATATTCCAGGAGTAATGAGCTCCACTCACGCCGTGAGCGTGAGCCCGGATGAACTGACACTTGACAGCGGGACTCAGAACTTGGCCCTCGATACTCTACAGGTAAGCAGGAGTCTGGTGCTTGCGCGCTGCCGAACAGCTGTTTCCAGTGCCGGCAAAAGTTGTCCCTGTAATAACTTCGAATTCCATAGGCGAACCGTGTATTAAACGCTCTTCTACCTTCTCTGTAGCCTGTCCTCTGCGCCGCCGATGAAGAATGCTCTGAAGATGAGTACTGCCTGGTGTCCCGCCGCGCTTGCCTCCTGTGCAAGAGACGCAGAAAGCGCTGCACCCGGGATGCCATGTGCTGCCCAGGCAATCACTGTAGCAACGGTAGGTTTAGTTTGACTTTCCTTCCAACGGGTATCTCAGCTTCTAATTACACTgtatttgtttcatttcattctggttctttttgtttttaacctTTGGACATTTTAGACTCATTCTTTCTCTGCACTGTGATCTCTCCACACAGGTCTGTGCACGGCCAATGATCCCGACCTTCTGCAGCAAACTGGCATTGAGGAGGTCCTGCTGAGCAACACAAACGAGGACAATTTCACGGTGGAAATGCAAGCCAAAGCCCCACAACAGGATGTAACTCAGACTTTAAAAGGTGCGCATCCTCCCACATTGTGAAATACATCTTGAGAAAGTTACTGTTACTATCACTATAGTGATAACCATGACCTATTATGATTCCTTACCACATTGCTACACATCACTACTACTATTTaaaagtgtgtctgagtgtgaattTGACTGAATGATGATTTTAACAATGATGTCTTAATTTTGCTTGTCCAGGTCAAGAGGGCGATACTTGCCTGAGGTCGTCTGACTGTTCAGAGGGCTACTGCTGCGCCCGGCACTTCTGGTCGCGGATCTGCAAGCCGGTGCTGAGAGAGGGCCAGGTGTGCACCAAGCACAAGCGTAAGGGCAGCCACGGCCTGGAGATCTTCCAGAGGTGCGACTGCGGAGAGGGCCTCTCCTGCCGGACGCAGAGGGGAGAGCAGCTGAACAGCAAGGCCACCCGGAGCCTCCACACGTGCCAACGGCACTGAGCTCCAGTCCCGGAACAAGTGCATCGTGGGATTTGGGATCTTGAGGGGTGCCGTTTTTGAAAAGTTGAGCCTCTCCGGAAAGCTGAACTGTTTTTCGCAATCTGATGAACAATATGCTGAAGAGACTTTTATTATGAAAGGGAtactctgttgtttttgtttggaggAGTTGTGTTTTGTTTCGTTATTTACTTTATTGCAGAGTAGATATTATTGTTTCATTGGGGAACTTGAGACATGATCGCAGTAAATTACTGTATATTGTAAATACCATACTGATGTTGGCACTTAACTCTAAACTGGTCATTTTGGGTCAAAACAGCTATTTTCAAGAGAAGGTgcatcatttgtgtgtttgtgtgtgtgtgtgttttagtattgtatttgttttctgaGAACATGTGATTTTACAATTATAGAATCTGATATAaatgtctatttttattttaaataaagaGTGTAAAGTTTAAATGACATCCAAAGCAAATGTGGTTATTTTGTCCTCTAGTCTATCAGTAAAAACTGGGTGAAGATGTGTATTTCATAGCTTTAGAGCTCCTACACAGTCCACAACTCTATGTGTGAGATGAAGGACCTCTATGAGGAAGAATGGAATAGTGGCCTTTAAAGGTTTACTCAGCACAGGGGGCTTGTGGGAAGCAAAGATAAAGCCGACTTTGGACCGGATccgggccagatcagggccagatggaGTCCAGCGTGAGGCGTAATCTTGGACATCATAGTGTATCAGTCTCCACCATGATTAAAGTAGGggataatataataatagtcTGCCAGTCTATTCAGGTACTcttgaaaaaataaatcctaACAGGATGATCACAGCCCAGAAGACGCACAGCAGATCTTTCATTTCTAGTACATCACCTCCttttaaggaaaaaaaaaaaaaagatctttgtTTAAATACATTGACAACACGTGGTCCTTAACAACATCCCACCAACGGTCTTGGCCTTTCACATCAAAGTTCAGCTCCCCCAAGATCAAATACAGGTGATGAAGCAGCTAGGTGTTCAAATTGGAGATAGCGCCCTGTCAAAGATATAGTAAAGGGTGAAGATTTGTTAGAAGTGGAAATTTGTGACCTAGCAAGGTGGGAAATCCGTAGAGCGCACCCACATTCTTCACATTGATTTACTTTGTCCAAGGCAAGCTTTTATCCCCAAATACAGAGAAATgtagatgttttttgtttcacACAAGGAATTCCTCCAGGGTCAAGTATTTTCATGTGATGTATTGCATAGGTTTGCTGTCACAAATCTAATCAACTcatgctttctttttttggagATCCATATATCTCCTTTTTATGGAGTGTGCCTGGTTATCTCCCACATGTGAGAGGcccagtacacaaacacagacacacacacagacacagacacacacacacacacagacacacagacacacacacagacacacacacacacagacacacacaaacacattcatacatatatacatacatacatacatacatacatacatacatacacactcaagtactttatctttctctccctccctccctctctctcttgctcttactcagacacacacacatactcaccacCCTGTCTCAAGTCCACAGCTCCATCCTCTCTGGAAGCCATATGGACGGGCGCTTCGGAGACACACTGTGAAATCCATTCGTCTGTTCCTCTACAAAGATCAGACATGAAGTGTTGGAGTGCCTCAGGATGATTTGTGTGGAAAAACGAGTGACAGAAGATTGACATAGTGTCTCGAAAACAAAACACTGCAAGTTGCTGGCACCACAAGCTGTTGGTTTTAAGACTATAAATTGCTTGGGAAAGCTGTTTCGCTTAATGGAAGCGATATGAAAAAGAGTGATTACTTGCAACAACATTGCTTCAGAACACAAACTTTTCCAACTTTGGTGatgggattcttttttttacttgatGTGGGTATTTGATAGGTCAACTAGGGATGAAAATAAGTAAACAAAGCAATTCATTAACATAATTTCCATCGATTGTTTTTGTCCCCAAAAATTTAACTTTCCCACtgggccatctctctctctgtcaatcagGAACTGCGAGTATCTTTCAGGCTTTGCTTCAAGCTGTCAGGTGGGACAAAGGCCAAAAGGGAACAGACATATAGGCATTTCAAAGCACAGGATATACAGTTTGCAATTGTCTCCTACTTCCATACATGCTCTCGGCTAGGCCCCAGCAGCTTTTGTCAACACAACGGCAACGGGACCCAAAACATCTGTGGGCGAACTCTCCTGCGGCACAATGGTGCCAAAGAAACACAAATCTCCCATCTGCACATACAGTAAAGGGAGccttctttctttgtgtgtgtgtgtgtgtgtgtgtgtgtgtgtgtgtgtgtgtgtgtgtgtgtgtgtgtgtgtgtgtgtgtgtgtgtgtgtgaggggtcaaGTGGTGGGTAGGTAGGAGACACCTTTCTGATGTCAAGGCAGGTCAGAAGCTATTTGAACTGTCATTCTTGAACATACGTGCTGAAAGTGTGATATGACTCAGGCAAACCTCtgccattcattcataactaaTCTGTAAACATCAGATTGAAAGTATGGATTTCCCTTTCATTGTTGTGGCTGCTTTCACTGATGTACTGCTATGTGAGGAGGGGGCGTTCAATGGTttgcggggggtggggtgccGTTAAAGAAAAGCAGAGCAATTGAGACCCACCGAACGGgacagtgtgaatgtttgcaGTCTGCCTCAGAAGCTGGCCTCACTTTGAAGTCAGGGGATTTGTCAACACTTACAGGCACATAGTATTTTTTTGACAAACAGTTAAGTAACTGTGGTCTGACAATGAACAGGCTGGaggaaagaaaaatacaaaaacattaatGTGAAATGAACATGACTTAGTTAGTAAAGTattcccccctccgatggtctatGACAGCTTTTATATTGCACAGGCTTTGGGATGACTTTAGGCATgtacaaacaagaaaacatttGGAGCATTTGGTTTAGTTGTTTTGctctctgtgagtctgtgagtgtatgtctcaTTTTTCAGTAATGGCAGATAAAGGGGAGTACAAGGAGTCAGCTAGGGATAACTTAAAATGCTTGAACACCAGTAATTCAAATAAACCAGTGTGGGAAATGTGTATAGTGATTTACATTGCCTcttatacaaacaaacaacctcACAAATTGGAGTGCAATATTACAAAATGTCTTCATTACATTTGACTTTAGGTACAGGCAAAGAGTATGATCTCTTTACATTGAGCCCGACACCTTTTGATGGAATTAAAAGTAGGCTGCTATTTGATGTGGGAAACCTCACAGGAAAGCAGGGCCACTGTAATAAGAATAGAAGCGCGGTGAAAACCTTtaccagaaagaaagagatgtaaTCAGACAGCTGGATCCACCTGCTGCTAACCAGTagcctttcttcttcttcttcttcttcttcttcttcttgagcTGAACCTTTGGTGCCTCCACCCTCATTTCATTGCTTCTGACTGGGGCTTTAAGCAAGGATCCTACTGCCTTTAATTAACTAATTTACCTGGAGCCAAAAATAGGTGCAGCAGTGAGATTCTGCGTAGCATCgctaacacacaaaaagcagtGAGCAGTACGCTAGTGTTGGACTTAGCATGGCTCCGACCGAGCTCCTACTGAAAACACAACTGATGTGTAATATGAAC encodes:
- the dkk1b gene encoding dickkopf-related protein 1b; protein product: MYKAAVRTSEPSEQKIHPLSKEYSHTDQIPSVCLKTCEYYGYRMLSLSTVFALCLTLAIDVAFAGSVLFNSNAIKNIPGVMSSTHAVSVSPDELTLDSGTQNLALDTLQPVLCAADEECSEDEYCLVSRRACLLCKRRRKRCTRDAMCCPGNHCSNGLCTANDPDLLQQTGIEEVLLSNTNEDNFTVEMQAKAPQQDVTQTLKGQEGDTCLRSSDCSEGYCCARHFWSRICKPVLREGQVCTKHKRKGSHGLEIFQRCDCGEGLSCRTQRGEQLNSKATRSLHTCQRH